Proteins co-encoded in one Arachis hypogaea cultivar Tifrunner chromosome 11, arahy.Tifrunner.gnm2.J5K5, whole genome shotgun sequence genomic window:
- the LOC140176099 gene encoding uncharacterized protein — MINGGFARGGISKSSCKRHLKEIYHVGEGDGSPDLPTISFTKEDAAGIILGHDNLVVITIILANANLHRILVNQGSSADILFKPAFDKLGLQEKELRAYPNSLFGLGDTLIQTLRYIPLHTTFEKGSRSRTLSIDYIVVDVSSAYNALISRTTLNQLATVISIPHLCMMFPTPEGIATVKGDQKLARRYYNESLNLKGDPKGK, encoded by the coding sequence ATGATCAATGGAGGATTCGcaagaggaggaatctccaaatcgtCCTGCAAAAGGCacctcaaagaaatataccatgtcGGAGAAGGGGATGgatcacccgacctccccactatttctttcaccaaagaagacgccgCGGGCATCATCCTTGGGCATGATAACCTCgtggtcattaccatcatactgGCCAATGCCAACCTTCACCGGATACTAGTcaaccaaggaagctccgcagaCATCCTATTCAagcccgccttcgacaagctcggactgcAAGAAaaggagctcagagcatatcccaaCAGCCTATTTGGGCTTGGTGACACTCTAATCCAAACACTTAGATACATCCCACTACACACGACCTTCGAAAAAGGATCCCGGTCCAGAACACtaagcatagactacatcgtggttgacGTGAGCTCCGCATACAACGCCCTCATAAGCCGGACAACCTTAAATCAGCTCGCCACAGTAATCTCCATTCCACACTTATGCATGATGTTCCCAACTCCAGAAGGTATAGCCACTGTTAAAGGAGACCAAAAACTCGCGCGACGCtactacaatgaaagcctgaacctaaAGGGCGACCCCAAAGGTAAATAA